In one window of Rhodopseudomonas palustris HaA2 DNA:
- a CDS encoding nucleoside deaminase, protein MTKSSIQAASSLDTLFASATVVHRRNFLTTGAAAFGAAMLPAGATVAEAKAAAPAAITEQDRQHMTQAIALMRKAGVVEKTGGAFGAVIVRDGEVLAATGNSVLRDNDPSAHAEVNAIRAACKKVGAPNLRGATMYTSCECCPMCYATAYWARLDRIFFAASWTDYADLFDDSNIGADMKNPYAKRKVRIAQMMRSDAQKVWQEFRTLPDRARY, encoded by the coding sequence ATGACCAAATCATCGATCCAAGCTGCGTCGTCGCTCGACACGTTGTTCGCATCAGCGACCGTCGTCCACCGCCGGAATTTCCTCACAACCGGCGCTGCGGCATTCGGCGCTGCGATGTTGCCGGCCGGCGCGACGGTTGCGGAGGCCAAGGCGGCGGCGCCTGCTGCGATCACCGAACAGGATCGCCAGCACATGACCCAGGCGATCGCACTGATGCGCAAGGCCGGCGTGGTCGAAAAGACCGGCGGCGCGTTCGGGGCCGTGATCGTGCGCGATGGCGAAGTGCTCGCGGCGACAGGCAACAGCGTGCTGCGCGACAACGACCCGTCGGCGCACGCCGAAGTCAATGCGATCCGCGCCGCGTGCAAGAAGGTCGGCGCGCCGAACCTGCGCGGCGCGACCATGTACACGAGCTGCGAGTGTTGCCCGATGTGCTACGCGACAGCCTATTGGGCGCGGCTCGACCGGATCTTCTTCGCGGCGTCCTGGACCGACTATGCCGATCTGTTCGACGATTCAAACATCGGCGCCGACATGAAGAATCCCTACGCCAAGCGCAAAGTTCGAATCGCTCAGATGATGCGGAGCGATGCGCAGAAGGTTTGGCAGGAATTCCGCACGCTGCCCGATCGCGCGCGTTACTGA